A genomic window from Parvularcula sp. LCG005 includes:
- a CDS encoding ArnT family glycosyltransferase has product MTLSPFIRARTVLEDRPVEVVLGLVTAVTLLRLILLFFYQTSLGPDEAQYWFWSRDLDFGYYSKPPMIAWSIALPTAIFGDWTWSVRFLSPIFIGGTAMFLFATGRRLYGDGVGVWAALLWLFLPAVMLGATIMSTDIPLLFFWSMALHFLVSLYHDGPFNARRNALGLGVALGLGMLSKYAMIYFAIGWGLSLLIVRDERRGMPLKPGLFAVALAALIFAPNIVWNITHGMQTLNHTADNAHWDGNLLNPGSLLDFVGAQFGVFGPILFGAFLAGIVTLGARLRGAGEKRPADLLLLCFALPPLLIICVQALLSRAHANWAMAAYPAASILVTAWLLRWRARWGLWAATALHVAVGLFFTVLSLNFALADRLGMSNEVKRLRGWDETAAQLRAAAEGFDAIIVDEREIAAHLTWEWRHDDVPLMVFDLNGQPDNTYEYAMGFEAQAGERYLLATQWSSLLCMYAGFAEIEPMGQSFVDLKATRRGRPERTIDLYAVSDYTPLRTPVCPPQ; this is encoded by the coding sequence ATGACGTTATCCCCCTTCATTCGTGCCCGTACCGTTCTCGAAGACCGGCCCGTCGAGGTCGTGCTCGGGCTTGTCACCGCCGTCACGCTTCTCCGGCTCATTCTGCTCTTCTTCTATCAGACGAGCCTGGGGCCGGATGAGGCACAATACTGGTTCTGGTCGCGTGACCTCGACTTTGGCTATTATTCCAAGCCGCCCATGATCGCGTGGTCGATTGCCTTGCCCACGGCAATTTTCGGGGATTGGACCTGGTCAGTGCGTTTCCTCAGTCCGATCTTTATCGGCGGCACGGCGATGTTCCTGTTTGCAACAGGGCGACGGCTCTATGGCGATGGTGTCGGCGTCTGGGCCGCGCTCTTATGGTTGTTCCTACCGGCGGTGATGCTCGGCGCCACGATCATGTCGACAGATATCCCGCTTCTGTTCTTCTGGTCGATGGCCCTGCATTTCCTTGTCAGCCTCTACCACGATGGTCCCTTCAACGCGCGGCGCAATGCGCTCGGGCTTGGCGTCGCGCTCGGCCTCGGCATGCTGTCGAAATATGCGATGATATATTTCGCCATCGGATGGGGCCTGTCTCTGCTGATCGTCCGGGACGAGCGCCGCGGCATGCCGCTGAAGCCCGGCCTTTTCGCCGTCGCCCTGGCCGCCCTGATCTTTGCACCGAACATCGTCTGGAACATCACCCATGGGATGCAGACGCTCAACCACACCGCGGACAATGCCCATTGGGACGGCAATCTGCTGAACCCCGGCTCATTGCTTGATTTCGTCGGTGCCCAGTTCGGGGTTTTCGGGCCGATCCTGTTCGGTGCTTTCCTTGCCGGCATCGTCACGCTCGGTGCACGCCTGCGCGGCGCTGGTGAGAAGCGCCCCGCTGATTTGTTGCTCCTGTGTTTTGCTCTGCCGCCGCTGCTGATCATCTGTGTGCAGGCTTTGCTGTCCCGCGCGCATGCCAATTGGGCAATGGCGGCGTACCCGGCGGCCAGCATCCTTGTGACGGCATGGCTCTTACGCTGGCGCGCGCGGTGGGGGCTTTGGGCTGCTACGGCTCTGCATGTCGCCGTCGGCCTGTTTTTCACCGTGCTGTCGCTCAATTTCGCTCTGGCCGATCGTCTCGGCATGTCGAACGAAGTCAAACGCCTGCGCGGTTGGGACGAGACGGCGGCGCAGCTGAGAGCGGCCGCGGAGGGATTTGACGCTATTATCGTTGATGAGCGCGAGATCGCTGCGCACCTCACCTGGGAATGGCGCCATGACGATGTGCCGCTGATGGTGTTCGATCTGAACGGTCAGCCGGACAATACCTACGAATATGCGATGGGGTTCGAGGCACAAGCCGGAGAGCGGTATCTGCTCGCCACCCAATGGTCGAGCCTTCTGTGCATGTATGCAGGCTTTGCCGAGATTGAGCCCATGGGCCAGAGCTTTGTCGACCTGAAGGCCACCCGCCGGGGACGACCGGAGCGCACAATCGATCTATACGCGGTGAGTGACTACACGCCACTGCGCACGCCTGTCTGTCCCCCACAATAG